From Miscanthus floridulus cultivar M001 chromosome 15, ASM1932011v1, whole genome shotgun sequence, the proteins below share one genomic window:
- the LOC136507467 gene encoding uncharacterized protein has translation MRHPADSKAWKHVDNKYGWFAKEARSIRLGLVSDGFNPFGMQNVTYTTWPVILIPYNLPPWLFEKQPSWIMSMLIPSPKSPRMNIDVYLKPLIDELKDLWEKGIDTWDDKVNKNFKLHAILLWTINDFPTYVMLSGWSTKGKYACPYCHKDTDYLWLRFGKKHCYMGHRRFLPSDHPWRMYKMRFNNEVETREALVPLSGQQLLDQYETFDQVIFGKATSKKRKHDKDKRWHNWRKKSIFELPYWSSLLIRHNLDMMHIEKNICESILGTLLEIEVVRKILPKEVVMPLIQLSRFFSALCSKELVEEDLDKLSSSIKDTLCRLEMVFPPAFFDIMIHLSVHLAEEAKLGGHVCYRWMYLVERYLRTVKGYVRNKALLEGSIAKGYIAEECLTFGSRFLDVDTKLNRADRHESTIVNEPPSGLSVFGEIDYKRRGQTTEIFGADEVQKMRHYIISNCDEARPWRDMEELKNSIRNLNKQHEEHFVRWFEGKITKLYEKGEASELMYALSQGPDYRARVFNRCYINNWLFRTTTIERNLITQNSGVLVRGDGTTGNMTCTSRSRGYSRDKYGVIDIDTSSVVVVRPRNLFAMPEAENEGDMEVDLLDVGIQDMNLLGPNEDLSNWTRPDKDGITGDASVINQVRGEAVLELDDAVLLDEDDDDEDDTYIDDGVVAPVAVESIEDDFFV, from the exons ATGCGTCACCCTGCTGACTCAAAGGCATGGAAGCATGTGGATAACAAGTATGGTTGGTTTGCAAAGGAAGCTCGTAGTATTAGGTTGGGTCTTGTTTCTGATGGCTTCAACCCCTTTGGCATGCAAAATGTTACATACACCACATGGCCTGTTATCCTCATCCCTTACAATTTGCCTCCTTGGTTGTTTGAGAAACAACCTTCTTGGATTATGTCAATGTTGATTCCTAGTCCAAAATCTCCTAGAATGAATATTGATGTCTATTTGAAGCCCCTCATTGATGAGTTGAAGGATCTTTGGGAAAAGGGAATTGATACATGGGATGACAAGGTAAACAAGAATTTTAAACTACATGCTATTCTGCTTTGGACAATTAATGACTTTCCTACATATGTGATGCTTTCTGGTTGGAGCACAAAAGGTAAATATGCATGTCCATACTGCCACAAGGATACAGATTATTTGTGGTTGAGATTTGGAAAAAAGCACTGCTACATGGGACATCGTCGTTTTTTGCCGTCGGACCATCCTTGGCGCATGTACAAGATGAGGTTCAACAATGAGGTGGAAACCAgggaggctctagtaccactaTCCGGTCAACAGTTGTTGGACCAGTATGAAACTTTTGATCAAGTGATATTTGGAAAGGCAACATCAAAAAAGAGGAAGCATGACAAAGATAAAAGATGGCacaattggaggaagaagagtattTTTGAGCTCCCTTACTGGTCTTCTTTGCTCATAAGGCATAATTTGGACATGATGCACATTGAGAAAAACATATGCGAGAGCATATTGGGTACTTTGCTTGAAATTGAAG TCGTCAGAAAGATTTTGCCTAAAGAAGTTGTCATGCCATTGATTCAGCTTAGTAGGTTCTTCAGTGCACTTTGTTCGAAGGAGCTGGTGGAAGAAGATCTTGACAAACTTAGCAGTTCAATTAAAGATACTCTTTGTCGGCTTGAGATggtattcccacctgcattttttGATATCATGATTCATTTGTCGGTTCATCTAGCTGAAGAGGCTAAACTTGGAGGGCATGTGTGTTATAGATGGATGTATCTAGTTGAGAGGTATCTACGTACTGTTAAAGGCTATGTGAGAAACAAGGCGCTCCTAGAAGGTTCAATAGCTAAAGGATACATAGCCGAGGAGTGCCTTACATTTGGCTCTAGATTCTTGGACGTCGACACCAAGCTGAATCGCGCTGATCGTCATGAAAGTACAATAGTGAATGAGCCGCCATCTGGACTGAGCGTATTTGGAGAAATAGATTACAAGAGGAGAGGACAGACTACCGAGATATTTGGTGCAGATGAGGTTCAGAAGATGAGGCACTACATAATTAGTAACTGCGATGAAGCCAGACCATGG CGAGACATGGAAGAACTAAAAAATAGTATAAGGAATCTTAATAAACAACATGAGGAGCACTTTGTAAGGTGGTTCGAGGGCAAG ATCACCAAACTATACGAGAAAGGTGAAGCAAGTGAACTTATGTATGCCCTTTCTCAAGGACCAGACTATCGAGCTCGTGTGTTCAATAGATGCTACATCAATAACTGGCTATTTCGAACGACTACCATTGAGAGAAACCTCATCACACAAAATAGTGGTGTGCTTGTGAGGGGTGATGGTACTACTGGCAACATGACCTG TACTAGCAGAAGTAGAGGATATAGTAGGGATAAATATGGTGTTATTGATATTGATACTTCCAG TGTTGTTGTGGTGAGACCAAGAAATTTGTTTGCCATGCCAGAAGCAGAAAATGAGGGTGACATGGAAGTCGATCTACTTGATGTGGGAATCCAAGACATGAATCTATTAGGCCCAAATGAGGATTTGTCAAATTGGACAAGACCAGACAAGGATGGCATAACTGGTGATGCCTCTGTTATTAATCAGGTGCGTGGCGAAGCAGTTCTTGAACTAGATGATGCGGTCTTacttgatgaggatgatgatgacgaagATGACACCTACATTGACGATGGAGTTGTTGCACCAGTTGCGGTAGAAAGCATAGAAGATGATTTCTTTGTTTAA